The following coding sequences lie in one Nonomuraea muscovyensis genomic window:
- a CDS encoding RNA polymerase subunit sigma-70 encodes MDAAELERHRTELTGYCYRMLGCGFEAEDAVQETLAKAWAARERYDPGRAPLRAWLFGIAANVCLDMLRGTRRRARAMDLAPNSAPGGDLGEPLPAHRWVQPVPDGLVLDGQLLGADPAEVAVARESVRLAFVAALQHLPPRQRSVLILRDVLRWSAAEVAALLGGSVAAVNSALQRARAALPAPAEPHTGPSGEVGEEVDRELLARYVAAFERYDVEALVSLLHEDATMTMPPYTWWLRGRADIHAALLGSDAPCAGSRLLPAGRANGAAAFGQYLGGEPFALVVVETRRGRVSAVTTHLGDRLFPMFGLPMSFGSPVRTDG; translated from the coding sequence CTCGAACGGCACCGGACCGAGCTGACCGGCTACTGCTACCGGATGCTCGGGTGCGGGTTCGAGGCCGAGGACGCGGTGCAGGAGACGCTGGCCAAGGCGTGGGCGGCGCGTGAGCGTTACGACCCGGGCCGGGCGCCGCTGCGCGCCTGGCTGTTCGGCATCGCCGCCAACGTCTGCCTCGACATGCTGCGCGGCACCCGGCGCCGGGCGCGGGCCATGGACCTCGCGCCGAACTCCGCGCCCGGCGGCGACCTCGGCGAGCCGCTGCCCGCCCACAGGTGGGTGCAGCCGGTGCCCGACGGCCTGGTGCTCGACGGTCAGCTGCTCGGCGCCGACCCGGCCGAGGTCGCCGTGGCCAGGGAGTCGGTGCGGCTGGCGTTCGTGGCCGCGCTGCAGCACCTCCCGCCCCGCCAGCGGTCCGTCCTCATCCTGCGTGACGTGCTGCGCTGGAGCGCGGCCGAGGTGGCGGCACTGCTCGGCGGCAGCGTGGCCGCGGTCAACAGCGCGCTCCAGCGGGCCAGGGCGGCGCTGCCCGCCCCCGCCGAGCCGCACACGGGGCCGTCCGGGGAGGTGGGCGAGGAGGTGGACCGGGAACTGCTGGCCCGCTACGTGGCAGCCTTCGAGCGCTACGACGTCGAGGCCCTCGTCTCGCTGCTCCACGAGGACGCCACGATGACGATGCCGCCGTACACGTGGTGGCTGCGCGGCCGTGCCGACATCCACGCGGCCCTGCTCGGCTCCGACGCCCCCTGCGCCGGCTCCCGGCTGCTGCCCGCCGGCCGGGCGAACGGCGCCGCCGCCTTCGGCCAGTACCTGGGTGGGGAGCCCTTCGCGCTGGTGGTCGTCGAGACGCGGCGGGGGCGCGTCAGCGCGGTGACCACCCATCTCGGCGACCGGCTGTTCCCGATGTTCGGGCTGCCGATGAGTTTCGGCTCCCCGGTCCGTACTGATGGGTGA
- a CDS encoding GyrI-like domain-containing protein — MPDIVEHPDRPYVGVRKTITMTTFGVVADRIAELIGWLAERGVGLAGAPFLRYHSIDMEADGLDVEAGVPVAAPVEGEGDIRAGVLPAGRYATVTHHGHPDQLAGVMDELLKWASGQGLKWDMTESGTTEHWGCRLELYQTDPRVQPDPAEWDTVVEFRLA, encoded by the coding sequence ATGCCTGACATCGTGGAACACCCTGACCGTCCGTACGTGGGGGTGCGCAAGACCATCACCATGACGACCTTCGGCGTGGTCGCCGACCGCATCGCGGAGCTGATCGGCTGGCTCGCCGAGCGCGGCGTCGGCCTCGCCGGGGCGCCGTTCCTGAGGTACCACTCCATCGACATGGAGGCCGACGGGCTGGACGTGGAGGCGGGCGTGCCCGTCGCCGCGCCCGTCGAGGGCGAGGGCGACATCCGGGCCGGCGTGCTGCCCGCCGGCCGCTACGCCACCGTCACCCACCACGGCCACCCCGACCAGCTGGCCGGCGTCATGGACGAGCTGCTGAAGTGGGCGTCCGGGCAGGGCCTGAAGTGGGACATGACCGAGTCCGGTACGACGGAGCACTGGGGCTGCCGCCTGGAGCTCTACCAGACCGACCCGCGCGTCCAGCCGGACCCGGCCGAGTGGGACACGGTCGTGGAGTTCCGCCTGGCCTGA